One genomic segment of Atribacterota bacterium includes these proteins:
- the fliE gene encoding flagellar hook-basal body complex protein FliE, which translates to MKVERIGMNLAQEISIPKNRVEDESKGFGKLLFDALTEVNTLQLEADNAIQGVVLGQEEDLHRAIIAMEKANLALGLTVQVRNKVIEAYQEIMRMQL; encoded by the coding sequence GTGAAAGTTGAACGGATAGGCATGAACCTTGCACAGGAAATAAGCATTCCAAAAAATAGAGTTGAAGACGAATCGAAGGGGTTCGGAAAACTGCTCTTTGACGCCCTCACCGAGGTGAATACCCTCCAGCTTGAAGCTGATAATGCCATTCAGGGTGTCGTTCTGGGCCAGGAAGAAGACCTTCATCGAGCGATTATCGCTATGGAAAAAGCGAATTTGGCTCTTGGTTTGACGGTCCAGGTGCGTAACAAGGTTATTGAAGCGTATCAAGAAATCATGCGTATGCAGTTGTGA
- the fliF gene encoding flagellar basal-body MS-ring/collar protein FliF, translated as MKSPLSDFTGRLQNMWGGMSQGQKMLFILLTTVLVAGIGTIFLYSGRPDYAPVFSSSDPAESGKVVDSLKELGIPYRLSQGGTRVEVPQDRVYEARMQLAQKGLPSKGTGFELLDKNSFGLTSFLQKVNYQRALQGEIERTIVQLEGVEGARVHLVMPEEKLFSEEAKEPTASVVVRLRPGITLRDIQIQAIANLVANSVEGLSPERVTILDDRGNILASGTGSASDLVSVTNLTATQLQMKREIEETLTRQVQSMLEGVLGYRQAVVRVSADLDFERREGEKEIYEPVTGGEGIVRSTQEVEEKYQGGVLPAGGKPGVASNIPVYGEENRSKQENNYNRREFTANYEMNRISERFASFPGKIKKLSVAVLVDSSLPQEAVEKVRKVVQAAAGIDLGRGDIVMVETLPFNRSMEEEEAKVLASQKFMNLLELLVKYGIIAFLVLLFYSLGKRILVTAVTPEQVTAEVYEEREKEEAYMEEIESVTPSLARPVELSPEERMKLELQRKMEEEIKRLVETNPEDAAKLVRSWLSED; from the coding sequence ATGAAAAGTCCGCTTAGTGATTTTACCGGACGACTTCAAAATATGTGGGGGGGGATGAGCCAGGGGCAGAAGATGCTTTTCATCCTCCTCACCACGGTTCTGGTGGCTGGAATTGGAACTATCTTTCTTTATTCGGGAAGACCAGACTACGCTCCGGTTTTTTCAAGTTCTGATCCGGCAGAAAGTGGAAAGGTGGTTGATAGTCTTAAAGAGTTGGGAATTCCCTATCGCCTTTCCCAGGGAGGGACTCGGGTCGAAGTGCCCCAAGACCGGGTATATGAGGCCAGAATGCAATTAGCTCAAAAAGGGCTTCCTTCTAAGGGCACTGGTTTTGAGCTTCTGGACAAAAATAGCTTTGGTTTAACCAGTTTTCTTCAGAAGGTGAATTACCAGCGAGCTTTGCAAGGAGAAATCGAACGAACCATTGTGCAACTTGAGGGAGTGGAAGGAGCACGGGTGCACCTGGTTATGCCCGAAGAGAAGCTCTTTTCTGAGGAGGCGAAAGAACCCACTGCTTCGGTAGTGGTGCGGTTGCGACCGGGGATAACCTTGCGAGACATTCAAATTCAGGCGATCGCAAACCTTGTGGCGAATAGTGTCGAAGGACTCTCGCCAGAACGGGTTACTATTTTGGATGACCGGGGAAACATTCTGGCCAGCGGTACAGGTAGCGCTTCCGATTTGGTAAGTGTTACCAATCTTACTGCAACACAGTTGCAGATGAAGCGAGAAATCGAAGAAACTTTGACTCGGCAGGTTCAATCGATGCTGGAGGGAGTTTTAGGGTATCGCCAGGCAGTAGTTAGGGTTAGTGCAGATCTCGATTTTGAACGAAGAGAAGGGGAAAAAGAAATCTACGAGCCAGTGACTGGAGGAGAAGGAATCGTACGCAGCACCCAAGAAGTAGAGGAAAAGTATCAGGGTGGTGTACTCCCAGCGGGGGGTAAACCTGGGGTGGCGTCGAATATCCCCGTCTATGGTGAGGAAAATAGGTCGAAACAGGAAAATAATTATAATCGCCGAGAATTCACTGCGAACTACGAAATGAACCGGATTTCGGAACGTTTTGCTTCCTTTCCGGGAAAGATCAAAAAACTCTCTGTAGCGGTCCTTGTTGATAGTAGTCTTCCTCAGGAAGCAGTGGAGAAAGTGAGAAAAGTGGTTCAGGCTGCTGCGGGGATTGACCTGGGACGGGGAGATATCGTTATGGTCGAAACACTTCCTTTCAACCGTAGCATGGAAGAGGAAGAAGCTAAAGTTCTTGCTTCTCAAAAGTTTATGAATCTCCTAGAACTTCTGGTGAAATATGGAATTATTGCCTTTCTCGTGCTTCTTTTTTACTCTTTAGGCAAGAGGATTCTGGTTACTGCAGTAACTCCGGAACAGGTCACAGCCGAGGTTTACGAGGAACGAGAAAAAGAAGAGGCATACATGGAAGAAATCGAGTCTGTAACCCCTTCTCTGGCTCGCCCCGTGGAACTTTCACCGGAGGAAAGGATGAAACTAGAGTTGCAGCGGAAGATGGAGGAAGAAATTAAAAGGCTGGTTGAAACCAATCCCGAAGATGCTGCCAAACTTGTGCGAAGCTGGCTGAGTGAGGATTAA
- the flgB gene encoding flagellar basal body rod protein FlgB, with amino-acid sequence MQDVTLRILERGLSLAMARQKLLVENVANVETPGYQRKDLDFESVLQGEYQKVDKRAMKLQRTNVSHLEGIEEKEPKLVGQEENVVVRQDGGGVDVEKEMTTVLQNALYYQALARMVSGKLDNLRIAIREVK; translated from the coding sequence ATGCAGGATGTTACCTTGCGGATTTTAGAACGGGGATTGAGTCTTGCTATGGCGCGACAAAAGTTACTGGTTGAAAATGTGGCTAATGTGGAAACACCAGGATACCAGCGGAAAGACCTGGATTTTGAATCAGTGTTGCAAGGGGAATATCAGAAAGTCGATAAACGAGCTATGAAGCTTCAGCGAACCAATGTTTCGCATTTGGAAGGAATTGAGGAAAAAGAACCAAAACTCGTGGGACAGGAGGAAAACGTTGTTGTACGCCAGGATGGAGGGGGAGTAGACGTAGAGAAAGAGATGACCACGGTTTTGCAGAACGCCCTCTATTACCAGGCACTTGCCAGGATGGTTTCTGGGAAATTGGACAATTTGCGTATTGCAATCAGGGAGGTGAAATAA
- the flgC gene encoding flagellar basal body rod protein FlgC translates to MRIFRNFDISASGLTAERLRMSVIAANIANAETTRTPSGEPYRRKEVVFEPLLDGGVKVTAITEDQTTPTRRVYEPGHPDADGEGWVEYPNVVLVNEMVDLLAATRAYEANVAAINATKSMTNSALNIGR, encoded by the coding sequence ATGAGGATTTTTCGGAATTTCGACATCAGCGCTTCTGGGCTGACAGCAGAGCGATTACGAATGAGCGTAATTGCTGCAAATATCGCCAACGCCGAGACTACTCGGACTCCTTCTGGTGAGCCTTACCGGAGAAAAGAGGTCGTTTTTGAACCCCTTTTAGATGGGGGTGTCAAGGTTACCGCTATTACTGAGGATCAGACTACACCGACTCGCCGGGTATATGAACCTGGTCATCCTGATGCCGATGGCGAGGGATGGGTGGAGTATCCGAATGTGGTGCTGGTCAACGAAATGGTTGACCTTCTGGCTGCAACCCGCGCTTATGAAGCGAACGTCGCTGCCATTAATGCCACAAAGAGCATGACCAACAGTGCTCTGAATATTGGCCGGTAG